Proteins co-encoded in one Hyalangium ruber genomic window:
- a CDS encoding nuclear transport factor 2 family protein, with translation MHASNLSRLKRILEEVDRTWEMKPLTDQFAKEVVLRVTIPDGTPLSGEFRGKEAVTGYFTQILPEVAVFKQQAPVEFVPDGERVIVLGDDAYTLKKTGETFRSPYAMVVGFEEEQIKSILIIQDLSGLAAAYRSPAAGHSAAPSAG, from the coding sequence ATGCATGCCAGCAATCTCAGCCGTCTGAAGAGGATTCTCGAAGAGGTCGACCGGACGTGGGAGATGAAGCCCCTGACCGACCAGTTCGCGAAGGAGGTCGTCCTGAGAGTGACGATCCCGGACGGAACTCCCCTCAGCGGCGAGTTTCGTGGCAAGGAGGCGGTGACCGGGTACTTCACCCAGATCCTGCCCGAGGTCGCCGTCTTCAAGCAGCAGGCGCCGGTGGAGTTCGTCCCCGACGGCGAGCGAGTCATTGTCCTGGGCGACGACGCATACACCCTGAAGAAGACTGGCGAGACGTTCCGCAGCCCCTACGCGATGGTCGTGGGCTTCGAAGAGGAGCAGATCAAGAGCATCCTGATCATCCAGGATCTCTCTGGCCTCGCGGCTGCCTACCGCTCACCGGCCGCTGGCCATTCGGCGGCCCCCTCAGCGGGCTAG
- a CDS encoding LysR family transcriptional regulator yields MFDPVNDMLVFAAVARAGSITRAGKALRLPKSTVSRRMASLEERLGTRLLLKSTRRLVLTQAGEAFLERCLRLADEVDDVLAFASGLDDQPRGMLRVTMPPDFGDLVLVDAIASFTARYPEIQLVLDESQRYVDLIAERFDLALRAGVLPDSSLVARRLMTLESGIFASPSYLARWPAPRTPGELASHNFVILEGRTRFDRLRLHSGQRRVEAVLEGTLTVSTSRMQLRLGLAGAGAIVYPGRYCEDAVREGRLVRLLPEWSTEPAPIWLVTPSGRLLPRKTVLFIEHVLTAVK; encoded by the coding sequence ATGTTCGACCCAGTCAATGACATGCTGGTCTTCGCGGCCGTGGCGCGCGCGGGCAGCATCACTCGCGCGGGAAAGGCGCTCAGGCTGCCCAAATCCACCGTGAGCCGGCGAATGGCATCGCTCGAAGAGCGCCTCGGGACACGTCTGCTCCTCAAGTCCACTCGACGGCTGGTGCTCACGCAAGCGGGCGAGGCCTTCCTCGAGCGGTGCCTGCGTCTGGCCGACGAAGTGGACGATGTGCTCGCGTTCGCGAGCGGGCTTGACGACCAGCCCCGCGGAATGCTGCGCGTGACGATGCCTCCCGACTTCGGCGATCTGGTGTTGGTCGACGCCATCGCGAGCTTCACGGCACGCTACCCGGAGATCCAGCTCGTGCTCGATGAGAGCCAGCGCTATGTGGATCTCATCGCTGAGCGCTTCGATCTCGCGCTGCGCGCGGGCGTGCTGCCCGACTCCTCACTGGTGGCGCGCCGTCTGATGACCCTCGAGTCTGGAATCTTCGCGAGCCCCTCGTACCTGGCGCGATGGCCCGCCCCGCGAACGCCCGGAGAGCTGGCCAGCCACAACTTCGTGATCCTCGAGGGGCGTACGCGCTTCGATCGTCTCCGCCTTCACAGCGGGCAGCGGCGCGTGGAGGCCGTGCTCGAGGGCACGCTCACCGTGAGCACGTCCAGAATGCAGCTGAGGCTGGGGCTCGCCGGTGCTGGGGCGATCGTCTACCCCGGCCGCTACTGCGAGGACGCGGTGCGTGAGGGACGCTTGGTGAGACTTTTGCCCGAATGGAGTACCGAGCCAGCGCCGATCTGGCTCGTCACTCCCTCGGGCCGGCTGCTGCCGCGAAAGACAGTGCTCTTCATCGAGCATGTGCTCACGGCGGTCAAGTGA